From the genome of Notolabrus celidotus isolate fNotCel1 chromosome 5, fNotCel1.pri, whole genome shotgun sequence, one region includes:
- the ube2g1a gene encoding ubiquitin-conjugating enzyme E2 G1a has translation MTESQSALLLRRQLAELNKNPVEGFSAGLIEDSDLYRWEVLIIGPPDTLYEGGVFKAHLTFPKDYPLRPPKMKFITDIWHPNVDKNGDVCISILHEPGEDKYGYEKPEERWLPIHTVETIMISVISMLADPNGDSPANVDAAKEWREDRHGAFKRKVARCVRKSQETAFE, from the exons ATGACAGAGTCCCAGTCGGCGCTGTTACTCAGGAGACAGCTTGCAG AGCTGAACAAAAATCCAGTGGAGGGGTTTTCAGCAGGCCTAATAGAGGACAGTGATCTCTACAGATGGGAAGTCCTTATCATCGGGCCCCCAGACACACTGTA TGAAGGTGGTGTGTTCAAAGCTCATCTGACATTTCCCAAAGACTACCCCCTCAGGCCACCCAAGATGAAATTTATCACAGATATTTGGCATCCTAATG TTGACAAGAATGGAGATGTATGTATTTCTATTTTGCACGAGCCTGGGGAGGACAAGTACGGCTATGAGAAACCAGAGGAGCGCTGGCTGCCTATCCACACAGTGGAAACCATCATGATTAGTGTTATCTCTATGCTTGCAGACCCAAATGGGGACTCACCGGCCAATGTGGATGCTGCG AAAGAGTGGAGGGAGGACAGACACGGTGCATTCAAAAGAAAAGTGGCCAGATGTGTACGAAAAAGCCAAGAGACTGCGTTTGAGTGA